A single window of Halobacterium jilantaiense DNA harbors:
- a CDS encoding MATE family efflux transporter yields the protein MFDVSSEEITEGPLSRALLFLSTPLVVQQYVVVLQQIVDVFWLGRVSGDAVAAVGLVAPLVGLLGLVTHAGVIGGRVLVAQNVGADDEAEARRAGFHATALVGVANTVLAVLVYFLAADVIGLLNPGQAVLPLAATYLTVTTFGRIFGGMSDAIESGFVGWGDSRASMVINVAAVLTNVVLDPFLVVGWGISGFTGYGIFGAAAATAIGYVVGFGVAVAGLRVARTSFTIHWRDVGFDPDTARSLLEVGVPKVGQEGGRQVARLVIIAIVTAVGGSAGLAAYTVGARISTVAFVPAAAVGSAVSSIVGQNVGAGKASRATRATWLATAATTGGMVVLGVVQFFVPGVIVDVFAPTLTRDAFAYTVTYLEILALGYWAFGVIYPVQGGFNGAGKTQVSMVATLLQYWTVRLPIAVLGAFVFVLAVPVHAVFWAITLSNVVAAVGVAAYFWYETSGSGGLIERAATAAAAD from the coding sequence ATGTTTGACGTGTCCAGCGAGGAGATAACCGAAGGGCCGCTTTCCCGGGCGCTGCTGTTCCTCAGCACCCCGCTCGTCGTTCAGCAGTACGTCGTAGTCCTCCAGCAGATTGTAGACGTGTTCTGGCTCGGCCGCGTCAGCGGTGACGCCGTCGCCGCGGTCGGTCTCGTCGCACCGCTTGTCGGTCTGCTTGGGCTCGTGACACACGCCGGCGTCATCGGCGGCCGGGTGCTCGTCGCGCAGAACGTCGGCGCCGACGACGAAGCCGAAGCGCGACGGGCCGGGTTCCACGCGACGGCGCTGGTCGGTGTCGCGAACACAGTTCTCGCGGTGCTCGTCTACTTCCTCGCAGCCGACGTCATCGGTCTCCTGAACCCCGGTCAGGCCGTACTCCCGCTGGCCGCCACCTACCTCACGGTGACCACGTTCGGCCGCATCTTCGGCGGCATGAGCGACGCCATCGAGTCCGGCTTCGTCGGCTGGGGTGACTCCCGCGCCTCGATGGTCATCAATGTCGCCGCCGTCCTCACGAATGTCGTCCTTGACCCCTTCCTCGTGGTGGGCTGGGGCATCTCCGGCTTCACCGGGTACGGTATCTTCGGCGCCGCGGCCGCGACCGCAATCGGCTACGTCGTCGGGTTCGGCGTCGCGGTCGCCGGCTTGCGCGTCGCCCGCACGAGCTTCACCATCCACTGGCGGGACGTGGGGTTCGACCCCGACACCGCCCGCAGTCTCCTCGAAGTCGGCGTGCCGAAAGTCGGCCAGGAGGGCGGGCGGCAGGTCGCACGCCTCGTCATCATCGCCATCGTCACTGCCGTCGGTGGCAGCGCCGGGCTGGCTGCCTACACCGTCGGTGCCCGCATCTCGACGGTGGCGTTCGTGCCCGCCGCCGCCGTCGGGAGCGCGGTATCCAGCATCGTTGGGCAGAACGTCGGCGCCGGGAAGGCGTCGCGTGCGACCCGCGCGACGTGGCTGGCGACAGCCGCCACGACTGGTGGCATGGTCGTTCTCGGGGTCGTCCAGTTCTTCGTGCCGGGCGTCATCGTCGACGTGTTCGCGCCGACGCTCACCCGGGACGCGTTCGCGTACACGGTCACGTACCTCGAAATCCTCGCCCTCGGGTACTGGGCGTTCGGCGTCATCTATCCGGTGCAGGGCGGATTCAACGGCGCTGGGAAGACGCAGGTGTCGATGGTCGCGACGCTCCTCCAGTACTGGACGGTGCGGCTCCCCATCGCCGTGCTGGGCGCGTTCGTCTTCGTGCTCGCGGTCCCGGTCCACGCCGTGTTCTGGGCCATCACGCTCTCGAACGTCGTCGCGGCGGTCGGCGTCGCGGCCTACTTCTGGTACGAGACCAGCGGCAGCGGCGGCCTCATCGAGCGCGCGGCGACGGCGGCCGCAGCGGACTGA
- a CDS encoding DEAD/DEAH box helicase: MEVAEVVPEFAEAFPFDEFNEMQREAVPALLESDANVVASAPTGSGKTALAELAICQTLEAGGTALFVAPLRALTNEKEDEWERFEDLGYSVYVVTGERDLNPRRAERADVLVMTPEKADSATRKHDSPRYSFVTDVDCVVIDEVHLLDSEKRGSVLEVVVSRLRRLCDPRVVALSATMPNIEDVADWLDATPETTFEFGDEYRPVDLHAGVRTYTHGDNPFADKYRRLFTALDLAEPHLREDGQSLVFVSSRQDTVQAAKKTRDEIAERDIPVSSRGDYEFHTAAEELDNATLRKSVLDGVAFHHAGLSTHDKNRVEQWFREGKIRVLFSTSTLAWGVNLPARCVVIRDTKLHDPLEGEVDMSPLDVLQMLGRAGRPGYDDVGYGWVVCDTSDADKYRSLLDEGHEIESRLAGNLAEHLNAEIAMGTIRGLGDVMDWLETTFYYRRAQSAPEDYDFPNVRDRVRDTLDHLVEEGFVETDEDLGLSATRLGVLASTYYLRLDTAREFRDVAEGDLDDREILRAVASAGEFDSVSARQSEQDAIQKVLEHSGDEMEDGPRKVYAILRAGMRGAVPTELRSDAWVIKQNALRLLAALGAFFDRYDDPAGANAAARLEARIDTGVPESAVGLTAIDGVAAGRAHKLHEEGISTPEDVRAAGVSGLADAGLSEGVAESVHEQADGLPDVTVDWGDFPDAIPAGDNQMCEVTVENDGGSAKVGVDVTVNGVEMSEETGYLGGDGVTVPVGVFGADADDLTYEVTVTFADLPLLPVTETRTVDVS, translated from the coding sequence ATGGAAGTCGCCGAGGTCGTTCCCGAGTTCGCCGAGGCGTTTCCCTTCGACGAGTTCAACGAGATGCAGCGCGAGGCGGTGCCCGCGCTGCTGGAGTCGGACGCGAACGTCGTGGCGTCCGCGCCGACCGGCAGCGGAAAGACCGCGCTCGCGGAGCTCGCAATCTGTCAGACGCTCGAAGCCGGCGGCACGGCACTGTTCGTCGCGCCGCTGCGCGCGCTCACCAACGAGAAAGAGGACGAGTGGGAGCGCTTCGAGGACCTCGGGTACTCCGTGTACGTCGTGACCGGCGAGCGCGACCTGAACCCCCGGCGCGCCGAGCGCGCGGACGTGCTCGTGATGACGCCGGAGAAGGCGGACTCCGCGACGCGGAAACACGACTCGCCGCGGTACTCGTTCGTCACCGACGTGGACTGCGTGGTCATCGACGAGGTCCACCTGCTGGACTCCGAGAAGCGCGGGAGCGTCCTCGAAGTCGTGGTCTCGCGGCTGCGGCGGCTCTGTGACCCCCGCGTGGTCGCGCTGTCCGCGACGATGCCGAACATCGAGGACGTGGCGGACTGGCTGGACGCCACGCCCGAGACCACCTTCGAATTCGGCGACGAGTACCGGCCCGTGGACCTCCACGCGGGCGTGCGGACGTACACGCACGGCGACAATCCGTTCGCCGACAAGTACCGGCGGCTGTTCACCGCGCTCGACCTGGCGGAACCCCACCTTCGCGAGGACGGCCAGTCCCTCGTCTTCGTCTCCTCGCGGCAGGACACCGTGCAGGCCGCGAAGAAGACCAGAGACGAGATTGCCGAGCGGGACATCCCGGTGAGCTCCCGGGGCGACTACGAGTTCCACACGGCCGCCGAGGAACTCGACAACGCGACCCTCCGCAAGTCGGTGCTGGACGGCGTGGCGTTCCACCACGCCGGGCTCTCGACGCACGACAAGAACCGCGTCGAGCAGTGGTTCCGCGAGGGCAAGATTCGCGTGCTGTTCTCCACGTCGACGCTCGCGTGGGGCGTCAATCTGCCGGCGCGCTGCGTCGTCATCCGGGACACGAAGCTCCACGACCCGCTGGAGGGCGAGGTCGACATGAGTCCGCTGGACGTCCTCCAGATGCTCGGGCGGGCGGGCCGCCCGGGCTACGACGACGTGGGCTACGGCTGGGTCGTCTGTGACACGTCTGACGCCGACAAGTACCGCAGCCTGCTCGACGAGGGCCACGAAATCGAGAGCCGGCTGGCGGGCAACCTCGCCGAACACCTGAACGCCGAAATCGCGATGGGCACCATCCGCGGGCTCGGGGACGTGATGGACTGGCTGGAGACGACGTTCTACTACCGGCGCGCGCAGTCCGCGCCCGAGGACTACGACTTCCCGAACGTCCGCGACCGCGTCCGAGACACCCTAGACCACCTCGTCGAAGAGGGATTCGTGGAGACCGACGAGGACCTCGGGCTCTCCGCGACCCGGCTGGGCGTGCTCGCGTCGACGTACTACCTCCGGCTGGACACGGCCCGGGAGTTCCGGGACGTCGCCGAGGGAGACCTCGACGACCGCGAGATTCTGCGTGCGGTCGCCAGCGCGGGCGAGTTCGACTCCGTGAGCGCCCGGCAGTCCGAGCAGGACGCCATCCAGAAAGTGCTCGAACACAGCGGCGACGAGATGGAGGACGGTCCGCGGAAGGTGTACGCCATCCTCCGCGCGGGCATGCGAGGCGCTGTCCCGACTGAACTCCGGTCGGACGCGTGGGTCATCAAGCAGAACGCGCTCCGCCTGCTCGCCGCGCTCGGCGCGTTCTTCGACCGCTACGACGACCCGGCTGGCGCGAACGCCGCCGCTCGGCTGGAAGCCCGCATCGACACCGGCGTCCCGGAGTCCGCGGTCGGCCTCACCGCCATCGACGGGGTCGCCGCCGGCCGCGCCCACAAACTCCACGAGGAGGGCATCAGCACCCCCGAGGACGTCCGGGCGGCCGGTGTCTCGGGACTCGCGGACGCCGGCCTCTCCGAGGGCGTCGCCGAGAGCGTCCACGAGCAGGCCGACGGCCTCCCGGACGTGACCGTCGACTGGGGCGACTTCCCGGACGCGATTCCCGCCGGGGACAACCAGATGTGCGAGGTCACGGTCGAAAACGACGGCGGGAGCGCCAAGGTCGGCGTCGACGTGACTGTCAACGGCGTCGAGATGAGCGAGGAGACCGGCTACCTCGGCGGCGACGGCGTCACCGTCCCGGTCGGCGTCTTCGGTGCCGACGCCGACGACCTCACCTACGAGGTCACCGTGACGTTCGCGGACCTCCCGCTGCTCCCCGTGACGGAGACGCGGACCGTCGACGTATCGTAG
- a CDS encoding AI-2E family transporter, with product MNLPWSEEWRTAGWIAVVVAAIVVLAVAVQPVFGSLVFAIWVYYATRRVHRRVVDAIGHPNVAATVTVLLVLLPILLVVGFAAWTAIKEISDVLAHSDLEQYQSILRPYVDISEMGPGPIVEQLRQNPQEAFDQQLRNLLSGAFGRVTTAAGFVFSVLVRVFLMLVFVFYLLRDDHKLAGWFRGSIGGDARVVAVLDDIDDHLETVFVGNVVSILVLSVFAVTVYNGMDYFAPAVYSIPYPFLLGLLTGVGTIVPGVGIKIVYYPLTLFLFAVGLTTDAPLWFPVFFVAVTQIVVDVIPDIFLRSYFSAGALHLGLVLFAYIVGSIAFGWYGVFLGPILLIAIVVVGRDVFPDVAMQFRSLR from the coding sequence ATGAATCTGCCGTGGTCCGAGGAGTGGCGGACAGCCGGCTGGATCGCCGTCGTCGTCGCGGCTATCGTCGTTCTCGCTGTGGCGGTGCAGCCCGTGTTCGGCTCGCTCGTGTTCGCCATCTGGGTGTACTACGCGACGCGGCGAGTGCATCGCCGGGTGGTCGACGCCATCGGCCACCCGAACGTCGCGGCGACGGTGACGGTCCTGCTCGTGTTGTTGCCGATACTGCTAGTCGTCGGGTTCGCCGCGTGGACGGCTATCAAGGAGATCAGCGACGTGCTCGCGCACTCGGACCTCGAACAGTACCAGTCGATTCTGCGGCCGTACGTCGACATCTCGGAGATGGGGCCGGGCCCCATCGTCGAGCAGCTCCGACAGAACCCACAGGAGGCGTTCGACCAGCAGCTCCGGAATCTGCTGTCGGGCGCGTTCGGCCGGGTCACGACCGCCGCCGGGTTCGTCTTCTCGGTTCTCGTCCGCGTGTTCCTGATGCTCGTGTTCGTGTTCTACCTGCTGCGGGACGACCACAAGCTCGCAGGCTGGTTCCGCGGGAGCATCGGCGGAGACGCCCGCGTGGTGGCGGTCCTCGACGACATCGACGACCACCTCGAGACCGTCTTCGTCGGGAACGTGGTCAGCATCCTCGTCCTCTCGGTGTTCGCCGTCACCGTCTACAACGGCATGGACTACTTCGCGCCCGCCGTCTACTCCATCCCGTACCCGTTCCTGCTCGGTCTGCTGACCGGCGTCGGAACTATCGTCCCCGGTGTCGGCATCAAAATCGTCTACTACCCCCTGACGCTGTTCCTGTTCGCCGTCGGCCTCACCACCGACGCGCCCCTGTGGTTCCCCGTGTTCTTCGTCGCCGTCACCCAGATTGTCGTCGACGTAATTCCCGACATCTTTCTGCGGTCGTACTTCTCGGCGGGCGCCCTCCACTTGGGGCTGGTGCTGTTCGCGTACATCGTCGGGTCCATCGCTTTCGGCTGGTACGGCGTCTTCCTCGGTCCCATTCTCCTCATCGCAATCGTCGTCGTCGGCCGGGACGTGTTCCCGGACGTCGCGATGCAGTTCCGGTCGCTCCGGTGA
- a CDS encoding endonuclease NucS domain-containing protein, producing MQDAIRVLAGECAVRYESDGTTERVLRGDVVVVVKPDDTVLVHDADGYQPAAWLTRPGVVRYTRDAGGFRIDAADGDERLVVESATEHGDAHYPASPAGPPVGTCDCGGAFVRDGGRVVCVDCRAQYAVPRDAAVIDETCGDCGLPRIRVERGVVVTACLDRDCEPLAEVARAALDWTCRCGDALTVEAERGLHAVCEGCGSRFRLPVGTRDGDCDCGLPAVRTTEGRRCLDADCERAPQSL from the coding sequence ATGCAGGACGCGATACGCGTGCTGGCCGGCGAGTGCGCCGTGCGCTACGAGAGCGACGGGACGACCGAGCGAGTGCTGCGGGGGGACGTGGTGGTCGTCGTGAAACCCGACGACACCGTGCTCGTCCACGACGCTGACGGCTACCAGCCGGCGGCGTGGCTCACCAGACCCGGGGTCGTCCGGTACACTCGGGACGCGGGCGGCTTCCGAATCGACGCGGCCGACGGCGACGAACGACTCGTCGTGGAGAGCGCGACCGAACACGGGGACGCCCACTACCCGGCGTCGCCCGCTGGCCCGCCGGTCGGCACCTGTGACTGCGGCGGCGCGTTCGTGCGGGACGGTGGCCGCGTGGTCTGCGTGGACTGCCGCGCCCAGTACGCCGTCCCGCGGGACGCCGCCGTCATCGACGAGACCTGCGGGGACTGCGGGCTGCCCCGCATCCGCGTCGAGCGCGGCGTCGTCGTGACCGCCTGCCTCGACCGGGACTGCGAGCCCCTCGCCGAGGTCGCTCGCGCGGCGCTCGACTGGACGTGCCGGTGCGGAGACGCGCTGACCGTCGAAGCCGAACGCGGCCTGCACGCCGTCTGCGAGGGCTGTGGGAGCCGATTCCGGCTCCCGGTCGGGACTCGGGACGGCGACTGCGACTGCGGGCTGCCGGCCGTCCGGACCACGGAGGGTCGGCGGTGTCTGGACGCCGACTGCGAGCGCGCACCGCAGTCGCTTTGA
- the endA gene encoding tRNA-intron lyase, translating into MNGDLRGDEVHVGGDARQRFHDARGYGYPLGGNDIALSLVEAAHLLFRGDLEAVDGQGFRAFLADREAGFVARFLVYVDLRDRGFYLVPDQKPWWHEPGDGDFVVFPRGNTRRDGVVKHRIRVVDERTTLPASGLTDEVLAVVDEESELTYLDVSPETPEGDTEFDRPADVPAVLFDDRVLVWEPPAELHESGFYGQPLGGRAADHDALQLSLLEAAYLTDAGVLSFADAGVADVLARGRVGEGERFDRRLAVYRALRDAAMVPKTGFKFGADFRVYSGVESVDDLGHSELLVRVVETDHDFVPRDLSLDVRLAHGVRKRMVFAITDDTNDTIRWLSVSRLTP; encoded by the coding sequence ATGAACGGCGACCTTCGCGGGGACGAGGTGCACGTCGGCGGGGACGCCCGCCAGCGGTTCCACGACGCCCGCGGGTACGGCTACCCGCTGGGCGGCAACGACATCGCGCTGTCGCTCGTGGAGGCCGCCCACCTCCTGTTCCGCGGGGACCTCGAGGCGGTCGACGGTCAGGGGTTCCGTGCGTTCCTCGCGGACCGCGAGGCGGGGTTCGTCGCGCGCTTCCTCGTCTACGTCGACCTCCGTGACCGGGGGTTCTACCTCGTGCCCGACCAGAAGCCGTGGTGGCACGAACCGGGCGACGGCGACTTCGTGGTGTTCCCGCGCGGGAACACGCGACGGGACGGCGTCGTGAAACACCGGATTCGCGTGGTCGACGAACGGACGACGCTGCCCGCCAGCGGCCTCACCGACGAGGTGCTGGCGGTCGTCGACGAGGAGAGCGAACTCACGTACCTCGATGTCTCCCCCGAGACCCCCGAGGGCGACACGGAGTTCGACCGGCCCGCAGACGTGCCGGCCGTGCTGTTCGACGACCGCGTGCTCGTCTGGGAGCCGCCCGCGGAACTCCACGAGTCCGGGTTCTACGGCCAGCCGCTGGGCGGCCGCGCCGCCGACCACGACGCCCTCCAGCTGTCCCTGCTCGAAGCGGCCTACCTCACGGACGCCGGCGTGCTGTCGTTCGCGGACGCCGGCGTCGCGGACGTGCTGGCCCGCGGCCGCGTCGGCGAGGGCGAGCGGTTCGACCGCCGGCTGGCGGTCTACCGCGCGCTCCGGGACGCCGCCATGGTCCCGAAGACCGGGTTCAAGTTCGGTGCCGACTTCCGGGTGTACTCCGGCGTGGAGTCGGTCGACGACCTCGGGCACTCCGAACTCCTGGTTCGGGTCGTCGAGACGGACCACGACTTCGTCCCACGGGACCTCTCGCTGGACGTGCGGCTGGCGCACGGCGTCCGCAAGCGAATGGTTTTTGCAATCACCGACGACACGAATGACACGATTCGCTGGCTCTCCGTCAGTCGACTGACGCCATGA
- a CDS encoding tryptophan--tRNA ligase → MTDDNTSTAGADDLALDPWGSTTVSDYRKLFEEFGIEAFEDVLDEVPAPHYLMRRAIIFGHRDYRRVASAMRNDEPFAALSGFMPTGDPHIGHKMVFDEIIWHQQQGGDAYALIADLEAHSARGLDWDEIDEHAKDYLLSLLALGFDAEAGELYRQSTNRELQDLAFELGIEANFSEFEAIYGFGGDTDVSHMQSVVTQMADILYPQLDEPKPTVIPVGPDQDPHVRFARDLAERTRYFKVTEAFASVAFDDDERPLVRAAYDARGEYAEDADQPRCTEAADWLEAGPEAAAGFDAETVDAVVQKLENAGMEPLRPRIRFFDRQATDEAFEALIGEIAGEKRVFDGHVDAFDMEMETAEDLALAVEVDHGGYGFVPPSSVYHRFMTGLTGGKMSSSIPASHISLLDDPEDGYDKVKSATTGGRETAEKQRELGGEADECPVYELYAYLLAGDDDGLAEDVYSECVNGERLCGGCKEQAAELMQEFLEDHQKKREEAREVLADLDIELDAAGSRA, encoded by the coding sequence ATGACCGACGACAACACATCCACGGCCGGTGCGGACGACCTGGCACTCGACCCCTGGGGTTCGACGACCGTCTCCGACTACCGCAAACTCTTCGAGGAGTTCGGTATCGAAGCCTTCGAGGACGTTCTCGACGAGGTGCCCGCGCCCCACTACCTGATGCGGCGCGCCATCATCTTCGGCCACCGCGATTACCGCCGGGTGGCGTCGGCGATGCGCAACGACGAGCCGTTCGCTGCGCTCTCCGGGTTCATGCCGACCGGCGACCCGCACATCGGCCACAAGATGGTGTTCGACGAGATCATCTGGCACCAGCAGCAGGGCGGCGACGCGTACGCGCTCATCGCCGACCTCGAAGCCCACTCCGCTCGCGGTCTGGACTGGGACGAAATCGACGAGCACGCCAAAGACTACTTGCTCTCGCTGCTCGCGCTCGGCTTCGACGCCGAGGCGGGCGAGCTCTATCGGCAGTCCACGAACCGCGAACTCCAGGACCTCGCGTTCGAACTCGGTATCGAGGCGAACTTCTCGGAGTTCGAGGCCATCTACGGGTTCGGTGGCGACACCGACGTGTCCCACATGCAGAGTGTCGTCACCCAGATGGCGGACATTCTCTACCCCCAGCTGGACGAGCCGAAGCCGACCGTCATCCCGGTCGGCCCCGACCAGGACCCCCACGTGCGGTTCGCTCGCGACCTCGCAGAGCGCACGCGGTACTTCAAGGTCACAGAGGCGTTCGCGAGCGTCGCGTTCGACGACGACGAGCGCCCGCTCGTCCGCGCGGCCTACGACGCCCGCGGCGAGTACGCGGAAGACGCCGACCAGCCCCGGTGCACGGAGGCCGCCGACTGGCTCGAAGCGGGGCCGGAGGCGGCTGCGGGCTTCGACGCCGAGACCGTAGACGCGGTCGTCCAGAAACTGGAGAACGCCGGGATGGAGCCGCTCCGCCCGCGGATTCGGTTCTTCGACCGGCAGGCGACCGACGAGGCCTTCGAAGCCCTGATAGGCGAGATTGCCGGCGAGAAGCGCGTCTTCGACGGCCACGTCGACGCCTTCGACATGGAGATGGAGACCGCCGAGGACCTCGCGCTCGCCGTCGAGGTCGACCACGGCGGCTACGGCTTCGTCCCGCCGTCGTCGGTCTACCACCGCTTCATGACCGGGCTGACGGGTGGGAAGATGTCCTCCTCGATTCCCGCGAGTCACATCAGCCTGCTCGACGACCCCGAGGACGGCTACGACAAGGTCAAGTCCGCGACGACCGGCGGCCGCGAGACCGCCGAGAAGCAGCGCGAACTCGGCGGTGAGGCCGACGAGTGCCCGGTCTACGAGCTGTACGCCTACCTGCTCGCGGGCGACGACGACGGGCTCGCCGAAGACGTGTACTCGGAGTGCGTGAACGGCGAACGGCTCTGTGGCGGCTGCAAGGAGCAGGCCGCCGAACTGATGCAGGAGTTCCTCGAAGACCATCAGAAGAAACGTGAGGAAGCCCGCGAGGTGCTCGCCGACCTCGACATCGAGCTGGACGCGGCGGGCTCTCGGGCCTGA
- a CDS encoding ParB N-terminal domain-containing protein: MDLDRFEFYTAWHEFVNERRYDAPADPYRLVHVDPGDVQYYHSGLRLNWGLGRVRGGDWDRSEDLDRLRETTTYRGLHQRFVDGRDWEDTTLFERVRSQFETCETVRGYGSPAAFRDVRLSHVDDLYESIRDNGYRPNRDAGHDPPTEENAFETAYANRLEPLVAITRRGEVVWLEGFHRFSIADILGIDSIPVQILVRHAEWQAIRDQFADPRPDPDDYREHPDVQDLAA, translated from the coding sequence ATGGACCTCGACCGGTTCGAGTTCTACACGGCGTGGCACGAGTTCGTCAACGAACGTCGGTACGACGCACCCGCGGACCCGTACCGGCTCGTTCACGTCGACCCCGGAGATGTCCAGTACTACCACTCGGGGCTGCGGCTGAACTGGGGGCTCGGTCGCGTCCGCGGCGGGGACTGGGACCGGTCCGAGGACCTCGACCGGCTCCGGGAAACGACGACGTACCGGGGGCTCCATCAGCGATTCGTCGACGGCCGCGACTGGGAGGACACGACACTCTTCGAGCGTGTGCGCTCCCAGTTCGAGACCTGCGAGACGGTCCGCGGGTACGGCAGTCCAGCGGCGTTCCGGGACGTCCGATTGTCACACGTCGACGACCTCTACGAGTCGATTCGCGACAACGGCTACCGACCGAACCGGGACGCAGGCCACGACCCGCCGACCGAGGAGAACGCCTTCGAGACGGCGTACGCGAACCGCCTCGAACCGCTCGTCGCCATCACTCGACGCGGTGAAGTCGTCTGGCTGGAAGGCTTCCATCGGTTCTCGATTGCGGACATCCTCGGTATCGACAGTATTCCGGTCCAGATTCTCGTCCGGCACGCAGAGTGGCAAGCAATCCGGGACCAGTTCGCGGATCCCCGGCCGGACCCTGACGACTACCGCGAACACCCCGACGTGCAGGACCTCGCCGCGTAA
- a CDS encoding DUF7118 family protein has product MSDAQAGQVRDRDPDALVAALRDAREAVGDAEAAVDEHGADSLEALRAALRDLDVLFEQYEDDATGTGDFQAYLSFQDDIVALVEGFDDDLPERDAFESLLDLFKQRRLSEADFDEARDRLRDARDLVERLDTLDEAREEYRQTRSRVADAADEYADEVASLERLQRLGNADLDAPVADLRDPIEAYDDAVTDAFETFRREAPAREFLDFVETTEAYPLVGFEPVPEDLADFVANQPAGEEPIPTLLDYAEYSPSKLEHYVDAPRTLKRAVSGNRTYLDRLDADPLTVGWPPAPAEELAYRLDELVSVAARFAGDDVLEPLHAVRRWVRSDDYDRLRDAAVATHELTDAEKRRIEAGVEDDLQRARENEQRLRDALDEN; this is encoded by the coding sequence ATGTCCGACGCGCAGGCCGGTCAGGTCCGCGACCGCGACCCCGACGCGCTCGTCGCCGCGCTCCGAGACGCCCGCGAGGCCGTCGGCGACGCCGAGGCCGCCGTCGACGAGCACGGCGCGGACAGCCTGGAGGCGCTCCGGGCGGCGCTCCGCGACCTCGACGTCCTGTTCGAGCAGTACGAGGACGACGCCACGGGCACTGGCGACTTCCAGGCCTACCTCTCCTTTCAGGACGATATCGTGGCGCTCGTCGAGGGCTTCGACGACGACCTGCCCGAGCGCGACGCCTTCGAGTCGCTGCTCGACCTGTTCAAGCAACGCCGGCTCTCGGAGGCGGACTTCGACGAGGCGCGTGACCGCCTCCGGGACGCCCGAGACCTCGTCGAGCGCCTCGACACCCTCGACGAAGCACGCGAGGAGTACCGGCAGACCCGCAGCCGCGTCGCCGACGCCGCAGACGAGTACGCCGACGAAGTCGCGTCCCTCGAACGCCTCCAGCGCCTCGGGAACGCCGACCTGGATGCGCCGGTCGCGGACCTCCGGGACCCCATCGAGGCGTACGACGACGCTGTGACCGACGCCTTCGAGACGTTCCGGCGAGAGGCCCCCGCCCGCGAGTTCCTGGACTTCGTCGAGACGACGGAAGCCTACCCGCTCGTCGGCTTCGAACCGGTACCCGAGGACCTCGCGGACTTCGTCGCGAATCAGCCGGCCGGCGAAGAGCCGATTCCGACGCTCCTCGATTATGCCGAGTACTCGCCGTCGAAACTGGAGCACTACGTCGACGCGCCGCGGACCCTGAAGCGCGCTGTCAGCGGCAACCGCACGTACCTCGACCGCCTCGACGCCGACCCGCTGACCGTGGGCTGGCCGCCCGCGCCCGCCGAGGAACTCGCCTACCGGCTGGACGAACTCGTCTCGGTCGCCGCGCGGTTCGCGGGCGACGATGTCCTCGAACCCCTCCACGCGGTCCGGCGGTGGGTGCGCAGCGACGACTACGACCGGCTGCGGGACGCCGCCGTCGCCACGCACGAACTCACCGACGCGGAGAAACGTCGCATCGAGGCCGGCGTCGAGGACGACCTGCAGCGCGCACGGGAAAACGAGCAGCGGCTGCGGGACGCGCTCGACGAGAACTAA